The following coding sequences lie in one Arabidopsis thaliana chromosome 3, partial sequence genomic window:
- a CDS encoding kxDL motif protein (FUNCTIONS IN: molecular_function unknown; INVOLVED IN: biological_process unknown; LOCATED IN: cellular_component unknown; CONTAINS InterPro DOMAIN/s: Domain of unknown function KxDL (InterPro:IPR019371).) has translation MSKSDITESSLIHKVDMYEKVRVFEYEVDMYEKVRVFETPLEQVHKKCQMEETIRAASQEVSNEFKTLVKVEDLNSLRHLQHLILGRLQDSNAVLSHYNEFAENCFSDVSLEFARSTRLLKSMKADLDYIFLKLRSIKSKILATYPDAFPDDSTSDAFDRRPDLELPQ, from the exons ATGTCGAAGTCCGACATTACCGAATCAAGTCTCATCCACAAG GTTGATATGTATGAGAAAGTTCGAGTCTTTGAGTACGAG GTTGATATGTATGAGAAAGTTCGAGTCTTTGA AACCCCATTAGAGCAGGTTCATAAGAAGTGTCAGATGGAAGAAACCATAAGAGCAGCTTCACAAGAAGTGTCTAACGAATTCAAAACTCTTGTTAAAGTAGAAGATTTGAATTCTCTTAGACATTTGCAGCATCTCAT ATTGGGGAGGCTACAGGATAGCAATGCAGTTCTCTCCCATTACAACGAATTTGCAGAGAATTGCTTTAGTGATGTATCATTGGAATTCGCTAGAAGTACCCGTCTTTTGAAGTCGATGAAAGCAGACCTCGATTACATCTTCTTGAAACTAAG GAGCATTAAAAGTAAGATTCTGGCTACGTATCCAGACGCATTTCCAGATGATTCTACTAGTGATGCTTTTGATCGACGGCCCGATCTCGAGTTGCCTCAATAA
- a CDS encoding kxDL motif protein produces the protein MEETIRAASQEVSNEFKTLVKVEDLNSLRHLQHLILGRLQDSNAVLSHYNEFAENCFSDVSLEFARSTRLLKSMKADLDYIFLKLRSIKSKILATYPDAFPDDSTSDAFDRRPDLELPQ, from the exons ATGGAAGAAACCATAAGAGCAGCTTCACAAGAAGTGTCTAACGAATTCAAAACTCTTGTTAAAGTAGAAGATTTGAATTCTCTTAGACATTTGCAGCATCTCAT ATTGGGGAGGCTACAGGATAGCAATGCAGTTCTCTCCCATTACAACGAATTTGCAGAGAATTGCTTTAGTGATGTATCATTGGAATTCGCTAGAAGTACCCGTCTTTTGAAGTCGATGAAAGCAGACCTCGATTACATCTTCTTGAAACTAAG GAGCATTAAAAGTAAGATTCTGGCTACGTATCCAGACGCATTTCCAGATGATTCTACTAGTGATGCTTTTGATCGACGGCCCGATCTCGAGTTGCCTCAATAA
- a CDS encoding kxDL motif protein, with protein sequence MLRLCLRLGRLQDSNAVLSHYNEFAENCFSDVSLEFARSTRLLKSMKADLDYIFLKLRSIKSKILATYPDAFPDDSTSDAFDRRPDLELPQ encoded by the exons ATGTTGCGCCTCTGTCTTAGATTGGGGAGGCTACAGGATAGCAATGCAGTTCTCTCCCATTACAACGAATTTGCAGAGAATTGCTTTAGTGATGTATCATTGGAATTCGCTAGAAGTACCCGTCTTTTGAAGTCGATGAAAGCAGACCTCGATTACATCTTCTTGAAACTAAG GAGCATTAAAAGTAAGATTCTGGCTACGTATCCAGACGCATTTCCAGATGATTCTACTAGTGATGCTTTTGATCGACGGCCCGATCTCGAGTTGCCTCAATAA
- a CDS encoding uncharacterized protein (unknown protein; FUNCTIONS IN: molecular_function unknown; INVOLVED IN: biological_process unknown; LOCATED IN: endomembrane system; EXPRESSED IN: stem, sperm cell; Has 5 Blast hits to 5 proteins in 1 species: Archae - 0; Bacteria - 0; Metazoa - 0; Fungi - 0; Plants - 5; Viruses - 0; Other Eukaryotes - 0 (source: NCBI BLink).) — protein sequence MDIVANKLLMFGEEEQAAVLLMQLSLMDFDVEDDQNLELKKSNDIPKMDLVIYNPIDISKMDYGELRRGDGKSDEEIEGSSWVAARLPFLDMAERKPT from the exons ATGGACATAGTAGCGAATAAATTACTAATGTTTGGAGAGGAAGAGCAAGCCGCCGTGCTTCTCATGCAGCTCTCTCTTATGGATTTTGATGTTGAGGATGATCAGAATCTGGAATTGAAGAAGAGCAACGACATACCCAAGATGGATCTAGTGATCTACAACCCCATCGACATCTCCAAAATGGATTACGGCGAGCTCCGGCG TGGTGATGGTAAGAGTGATGAGGAGATCGAGGGTTCGAGTTGGGTTGCTGCAAGGCTTCCGTTTCTGGACATGGCGGAGCGGAAGCCAACgtag